In the genome of Arachis stenosperma cultivar V10309 chromosome 2, arast.V10309.gnm1.PFL2, whole genome shotgun sequence, the window CTGAGGATTTAGGCTGTGTTTGTTTCAACTTTTGAAAAAAGTTATTTGCATACCTCAAATCTGAGAAATGTTACCGATTTGGTATTATGGGATGACCAAAGTCCTGTATCGGATAGTATGAGATGTTTAATGTTCGTATTTAAGAAGAGTTGTTCTTCCTTACAGTTATCGACTTTCCTTAGATACTTAACAACTGAAAGGAATATACCTAATTGATGCTATTTTTTATATGCGTATGTATATAGTTGAAATTCAATCGTGTTAGGTGTACACAAAAAAACAGCCATCAAATCAACTATTCATATAGAATACATGTTCAAAGTACAAAATACGCATTGAAGATAAGTTAAAcaatacatgtatttatacgCAAATATATAGTGGCTGATTTTTGGTATATATAgcatttttctttgaaatttactttttctttttgaattgcTTTTGTAACTTCTGATTTGCACCTTTGATTCTTTTGGTAGGAACTAAGAACGAGTCCAACCATCATTGTTAGTGGTCACCATGGAAAACTCCATGTAGAAGGCTTAAGACTGATCATAGATCAAGGTGGTGGATATGCACATAAACCAGTAGCTGCAATTGTTCTTCCTTCAATGAAGATTATTCGCGATACAGATGTTTTGGCTTAAGTAGTTTCCTacttatgatatttttttttcatcataaTACAATCTTAGTCAAAATATTAAGCTTTAATCAAAATTATTCCTCCTTGATTTTACATATTTACATTTAGTTGTCTTCTTAGACTGTCAAAAAAGCATGATTGCACTGTTTAGTTCATCAAAGCCCTGGATCTGAATCCCTTAGCCTTGAAATTGCAAAGTAAAAGCTTTACATACGATTTCTTTGGATGACCAAGTTTGGAGGACAAtgctattttaatttattttaactaatatttttaacaCTATTTTTTCTTCCTATGTTTGGCTAGAAAGTAACAAGATAGTTTTCAACATGAGTAATGTTAAGAAATTAATACTACAATAAATTGCTAAACAAACCCATTTTGAAGTTCATTAAAAATGAGCTTTTGTTGAATTTAAATTtcgaatatttttttaattaaatttcggAAGTTTTTGTTTTAAGAGTTTcagatattttttttcttgttttgaatgttattttttttctgtGTCGAATGTTGATTGTGCAATATTGGCTCCAAGATTTTCTcttgaagaaaataaaggtttatGTTTATAATTTTGTATGTTTTGCCTGGATTTTAGATTTTCAACCTCAACATTTTGACCAGATTTGTATCAATGATTTGATTTCAATTCGAGAAGTAGATacgattttatttttttgaattgcTCTTGGATTTATAGATCATGCTTACCAGAagtgtaaaaaataattattataaaaagttagaaataagaaaaaacaagtgcaaaaaaaaattaaaaattgtaaaaacatgTGTTAAAATTTGTAGAATGCATGAACATTCTCATAGCTTATTAAAACTAatcttatttatattaaaaaatattaaactaaTTGATATAACTTTGAATTTCAAGTAAATTTATACTTTAAATAGTTTTAAACCTCAAACAAACTTGGATTTCAAGTAGTTTTGAATTTACACTTTAAatagttttatatttaaacaAACTTGGATCCAAGTAATTATGAACTTTAGGCAAACTTGGACCCCAAGTAATTGACAAACACAATCTTTTTCTAGGGTTGTACATGTAACTCATAATCTATTCAAATACTATTAATAGTCTTACTCTTAGTCTCTTACCCATAAATTCATTCACCTTTCTACACATATTTAGGGTTTGGTTGTGTTCGGTTAAAAAAAATGGTGGAACGTTATCTTTGCTTGATGCTGAGTGGAAAGATTCATGGCATTGACCTGAGCAAATTGGTACCCATAGACGAAGAGGTCGAGGTCGTGGAAGATCACTACTACTCAGAGGAGTATTGGGAATGGAGCAGACCGCCGCCTCCTCCACTACCACCACCTTCGTCCTTCGATTTCACAATAGATCTTCCATCTTGGGACATGCAATTATTCTCTTTGGATTCTAAGATTTTTTTAGTTGGTGGCTCCGACGACAACAACCAACCTTGCTACCAAATCTACGAATTTCAATGCCATGTCGCTGCCGCCGCCGCCGCCGACGACGGCGGGAATAAAAAGACAGAGTTAAATCCGTGCGAGTCAATTTCAAAAGTGCCGGCATACATTGACTTTTATAATTCCCATATTGCTTGCGTTTCCGGTGAAGCTTACTTTCTTATATTCAACGACGAAGAATGGTGTTTTTGGATTCTCCGGGGTTGTGGCGGCGAGTGGGAACGCTTGCCGCTTAATACTCTCCTCGAGACTCAAGATTCCTTGCGCGTTTACCATGGTTGCCAGATTCAAAGGTCACAATGGCTCTATTCCGACAAAAGGCTATTTCTTCCTTCCTGGGTTCAAGATTATAATAATTCCGAACAAGTTTTGTGTTGTTTCGACCTACAAACTCGGCAATGGACAATGGAAGAATTTGACTGCTTCACTTCTTTCCATTTATGTTTAAACGATGAAGATGGACGGCCATTACTGCCCTGTCTATTAGTGTCCACTGTTACAGGTAATTTCataccattaaaaatactaataatgaCTAATTAATGAGGTGAAAATTCAAGTGAAGTCGATTGCACGTGAAGTTGATACAAATACTCTAACCGTTCTCaggtatcaacttcacgtgaagtcgactgcgtTTCCACTAATTAATGAttataaatcacaaaatctactgACTTCTTACCACTCCTCGCTATGCATTTACAGGTCTTGAAGACTACACGAACTATAGTGTGATGCTTTCATACTCACTCTCAAAGTCGAAAAGAGATGCATGTTTCACTGCTGAAAATTATCCATCACGAATACTCGCGATAACAAAGATATTTGCTATGTTGGTAAATCGAAATGGAGTCTGTGTCTATCAAAGAATCAGTACTTGtcttttatttaagaaaatcaAACCCTACTTTACGAGTGTAAAAGAAATTTTCTTCGTTGATCTTGGCGAAGGCAAAACCTGTGCCATGCTCTTTGGCTTTGCACTTCAAGATGGAACCAAGAAAGTCAAAAACATCGTCCTTTGCGTTTCGATCTTTACTCTTAGCTTAAAGGATGAGTTCGACATCACTACTGCTAATCATGTTGAATCCTGGAATCAGGAGCAAAGATTCTTATCTGTTCGTGTTCTGAGCAGTCATGTCTACACCATTAAAGAGAACTTGGAAGCCATGGATTATGATGTTGACATTCAACAAGTCTTTGTTTGTCCCCCACCATGAAGAAATATGCACATGCACAAATGtaattttgttttgaatttttaaatgataaaatttattttataataatattattattatatttaatattaatattaatattaactattagccaatgagttataactcaaataaTATAGTCTTTCCATACTCATTTAAGAAGTCACGGGTttgaatttctctatttttagtaaacaaaaaatactaaaattagtaattaatataaaatatacattaaaaataaattaataatatttttatatttttaataaattaaactactTAGTTCTATAAAATTTGTCATCCGTCTCCTTGATTTTAAGGATCTAGGTAATATATGTAAGTTTACAATGAGATAGTCTTTTAGAAATTTTAGTTGATAAATTTACTtaataagttatttttattttatttatactacATGCATGTTGTATTAtatgatatataataattttttaatactttaaacttaataaattatattagtCCTAATTAACTTTAATAATTTCATGCTCTTACCATGGAGAACCTTAACATGAACAAGGATTTGCAATTTGAAATTTTTGCTTCTAAAAGTATCTATTCTCATATATGTCTTTTATATTcagcaaaaattaaaaaaaaaaagcttaacGTTATTTGTTTGGATTCTTAATTAAGATAATGCGTGTAgttgtttttaaatttattatggGGTGACCAAAGTTCTATATCGAATAGTATGAGACGTTTAATGTTTGTACTTAAAAagtgttgtttttctttatttttatcgaCTTTCCTTAGATACTTAACAAGAAGCTATTAAAGTAACCTAAAAGGAACATACTCAATTGATGCTATTTTTTATGGTGTATGCTATGATgtctatatatatttatctaacttattaaaaagagataaaaattaatatttaaatttaaaaatataaaagtaaataaattttttaatatttaaatctTACCGTAAAAAGTAAGTTCGACAATTTCGGCACCAAAGTCATAGGCACCACAGAATTTACCATTTTTTATATGCATatgtatataattaaaattcaatcatGCTATGTGAACACAAAAAATCAGCCATCAAATCAACTATTTATAtagaatatatgttaaaatataaaaggatatatatatgatatatagtaattttaatattctaattttaataaattatataccCAAATATAAAAATGCCTTGGTATTGGAACCCTAGTATttaataatattagttttaattaatattaatgcTTTCATGCTCTTAGATGGAGAACCTTAGCTTGATCTGAACAAGGGTTTGCAATTTGAAATTTGTGCTTTTTAAAAGTATCTATTCTCATATATCTCTTTTATATTCAGCAAAAATTACAAAGCTTCTCAACGCTACTTGATTGGAGCCTTAATTAACATAATGTGTGTAGTAGTtgtttctaatttcttttatggTTCAATTTTTTATTCCCAGTAATAATGTTCGTGTTTCTTTGCCCTCCTTATTAAATgataattaaagatatttttcactTTACTTTTTAGTCTTCTTTAGTgtaatttactttttaattatttataggATACACCGATAcactttaattattttattatataagatatataaaatattatttaatttcacTATAATAATATAGAGTATTTTTGAGGGTTATAATgtgtaaaagaaaaataaaatttatcaaaaaaacaaatttttgacactattttaactatgaaaatatgttaataaaagttttgtcaaaaatagtatttttaacatataagtgattgtgaaaaaaatttaaatcttattttgataaatattggctgtcaaaaataatttgttagaaaATTTTGAGAACATATTTTCTGTGATACTTACTAATtgtcaaaaatactatttattttgacacttattgactataaaatattttcaacaaaaaatataacaaagaaTGAGATGAGATCTTAAAACTAAAGAATAAATTGAGATTTTGAAGATAAAGAATGAGTAGTATAATCTTAAACTGAGAGCAGTGTGATATCAAAATTAACATAgctcaaagaagaagaaaaatagtggagtaaattgaaaacaaatgaGTGTCAAAATTAAGGAGTATTTTTCTACGGTCAAATTATTcatcaagaaaatatagaaaatttgacatttgtgatatttttcaaaaatatatattaattttgacattTAATTATGgtgttaaaaaataaagtgttaAAATAACtctattttcttgtagtgtttaTTATTTGTACACTCATTTCTTTCAGGGAACTTTAATATCATATATATTTATCATGAACATTTCTGTTGCAATTTATTAATACCTAATTATTTCAAACATTATAATAGATTGGAAAACAAACCCATTATGAAGTTCATCATTAAAGATGAGCTTTtcttgaatttaaattttagatttttttttaaattgagttTCATAcgtatatttttgtttttaagagtttcaaatattttttttgtgttgaaTGTTGACTGTGTAATATTGGCTCtggactttttttttttgaagaaaataaaagtttaccacttgtttataattttatatatgttttgcttagattttagttttTCGACTTTGATATGAGCAGATATCGACTAAATTTGTATCAATGATCTTAATTTGAAAAatagatatgatttttttgtgagTTCGCtcttaaaatttatatatcatgCCTAATAgaaatgtaaaaaataataattatagaaagctacaaataagaaaaaacaggtccaaaaaataaagaattaaaaattataaaatatgtattaaaatatgtaaaatgcatgaaaatttttttaatttattgaaactaattttatttatattaaaaaaagtttcttttatttattgaaattaattttcccttttaatattttttatttttagttaggTCCTTATAAAATTAAGTCAATTACTGTCAAGAATGACcaagttgaaaaaaaaattggtgcagaaatccaattaaaaggaaaaaaatataaggacctaattgaaaatttcgcaaaattataaaaaccaatggaataattaaacctttattatatgtatattaaattttttaaggGAGAATTTTTTTGTTGCCCACGTATTTTATAACCCAATAGATCAAAAACTAATTCGTCGCAAATCTGAACTTAAGTTAAAGATCGCCGCTGACCAATTAATTGTGCATGTATAATTTGAATCTCTGACATTTATTTAAGCAAACTAATGAACTGACAATTTGACCAACTTAAATTAAGTAAGAGAACTCTAATATCATATCATATTTATCATGAAAATTGCTGTTACACGCAATTTATTAATACCTAATTATTTCAAATacaattaactcatttatcccaaccatatgaaaaaaattgatttctttatttaatacTTTATCAAGATATTAAAGCAAATACTTCTATTTATATGTAACATATAAATTGATAGAATTCATTTTTATTATACTATTAGCATGTATTATAGtgtattatataaaatttattataatataattcttTGTTTTAAAAGTTATATAATATAGTGTATTTTAACTAAGTACAGGACCAAAAATTCTTTAGAATCATTTTAGTTATCTAAAAAATTGGCTAAAAAATTTGGATATGAAAGTAAAATGAGTGTTATACTTTAACATGGTAATTTTTTGtgtttgttaaaaataaaaaaggtacATAAATGGGACCTTTCGATTTAAAAGTTTGGAGTACATAAATCGGACCCAAcgatttgtgttaaaaaaattttaaaagtttggagtacacaaatcggacccaACGATTTGTGttgattagattttttaatttgttcaaCACAAATCGAACGGTCCGATTTTTGTACTTCTTAAAATTGGACGGTTCGATTTATACTCTGTACATTAAATCATtccacattttaaaaaaatactacaatagatcataatttaaaaaaacacTATTGATaatccaatattaaaaataaaaagtgtaaaaaattatataccaaatatttataaaaatcagTATTTAATTTGCCCAAATTTAACACAATTTTGTGgggggagagagagaagttCATTGAAGTGAAGGTGGCAGGTTTCTGATAGCTTCCACACTTTTTTGTACTTTCAGAATCCAAAATCTCCATTTCATCTACCTCTCAGGTACACTTTTGATTCTGAATCTCTTTAGTTAGTTTTTTCTGTTATGTGTCCACTAAATCTGAATCTCATGTTTTGTGGGGTTTCATAATCACAAGTGTTCTACTTCATAAACCGATTTTGGGTATGTTGTTCCAATTGTAGCAcatgtttctttttttattttgtaaaattgaCCCTCTCTGTAGTTATTCCTGGAGATTAAGAATATGCTTCTTCCTTAACAGAAGAACTTGAAATtcctaatttaataaaaaaaaaaaaatgtgctTTTGTGATTGGGGATTTCAATGTCATGTGCATATGAAGAATCAAGAATGTATTATATTTTTGTGGCACTTTTGTGAATAGAAAATTAGAAATCATAGTTAGCTTAGATAAGATTGCTAATCACATATTTCTTCAAATGTTGTTTTGCTGAATTCATATGTTAGGGTCTTCAATTCTTCATAGTGTTGGTGATTTAATCAAGAAAGTAGCTTAGAAATTTCAGAGAGATTGAAGATGAGAAAGGTTCTGTTTTTCGGCATCTCTTGTAGAATATAGTGCTAGAACTCATGCTGAGAAGACATTGGTATCCAAAGACAAGAAactgaaaatggaaagagatgAAGTAGTTAAAATTAAGATCATCCCTCCTCCACCTGGCTGTGGGAAGAAAATCTATGAAATTGATCCACTTTTGCTCACTCACCGCGACCATCTTGATTTCCGGTAACCTCACTTTTAAGCTTCATTTCCTTAAAGTATTTGTGGAACAACTATCTGAGCTGCTAGATCAtgtaaatttatcaaattacAGTTTCGGACGATACTTAAGATTGCGAGAGGATATCGACAAGCATGAAGGTGGCCTAGATTCATTTTCTCGCGGCCATGAAAAATTTGGCTTTAGGCAGAGGTATCTAACTTCTTGCTCAGAAAGCTGCAATGAACTTATCTACTTTTATTAATACCAACTTATTTATCAatattactactattttttgcAGTGTCACAGGAATTACTTATAGAGAATGGGCACCAGGAGCTAAGGTATATATGCTTTCATATTAGATTCTTAACTCTTATTATTAAAATTGGTTTCTTTACTTATGCTCAAATTCGATTTAAGGGGTTGTATTATTAAAAATCTGTTTTGAATGTTCATCTAAAGTTCAACAAAAATCTTGTTTTCGATGTAGAAATGTAGCTTGATATGTGTCTTAAAAATGATTGGATATTTTCTCAGTCAGCAGCATTAATTGGAGACTTCAACAATTGGAATCCAAATGCCGCTGTAATGACTCGGGTATGTTTTGGTTAATATATGCAAATGATTGTGCTAGTTGGAGCATGTAATCATCTTCTGGATTGATCTTGTGTTTTTGTCCATACAGAATGAATTTGGTGTGTGGGAGATCTTCTTGCCAAACAACGCAGATGGTTCGCCACCAATTCCTCATGGATCTCGAGTCAAGGTATGCTTATGCTTGTAAGTGTTTTCTAAATTGAGACAGGTTGCTGTGATTTTCTGTTAAAGACTGGTTTTCCTCGCGAACTAATAGCTTTCGAAAGTATATGTGTAGATTCGCATGAATACTCAATCCGGCATGAAGGACTCTATTCCTGCTTGGATAAAGTATTGTGTACAAGCCAAAGGTGAAATTCCATATAATGGTATATACTATGATCCACCAGATGAGGTAAGGTTCTTCCATGAAAAATCAGAAATATTCTTTTTCTCTGAACATTCGTTGTATACGAATGTCAAATGTATGTATTTGTTTGATCTAATtatgttttctttcttttattgtcCCTCTTATGTTATATacttttcttattcttttgtttgttaaACAGGAAAGATATGTCTTCAAGCATCCGCAGCCAAAGAAACCGAAATCACTTAGGATTTACGAGTCACACGTTGGAATGAGTAGTCCGGTGAGCACTTTCTACCTTAAAACTTTAAGGGGACTAAATTGTATTATTTTGAATTCTCTAAAATGGGACTATTCGATTCGTCAGAAGCTTTTATGACAGTACAACTCTAACATGATGCTGAAACTTTAAGGTTTATGTAGGAAAGAAGGAAAAGAGAATAAGAATAGAGATACCCTTAATATGATGAGATTAGATTCTTCATTGTTAAAAGGTGTTACAACTTACAAGTGTTAAGTGTTGTCAATGTgaagtttattattaattttttcttgaaatttttatCAACCCTGCGGTTCAGGAACCTAAAATCAACACATATGCCAATTTTAGAGACGATGTACTACCTCGGATTAAAAGGCTGGGTTATAATGCTGTCCAGATTATGGCTATCCAAGAACATTCTTATTATTCTAGTTTCGGGTAACCTTTCTCTACCTGCCATTTGATGAATTCCTTGTTCAAGAGCATTACAATTTACAATGCCTCCTCTATCCAATTTTAATAACAGCTATAACCGTTCATCTGGTTTCATGACATAGTATTAGAGCTTCTATGACCAAAAAGTCTAGAATTCGATTTGTAAGAgtataattaggattcttgttAACTCCCAAAAAGAAATTTTCAGCATAAGGcaaatgaaagaaaaacaaagtcTATGCAAATTTTGCACAAACCCAAAAAAGACTCTTGCATGTGGACCCCatgttagagatataaccattcaTTTGCCTCCTATCAATTTAAGAGAAGTGATTTCATGACATTTACAATACTTTGTTTTTCTTATTGCATTGGtattttttttgccaaaatTGGTGTTCGAATTCtaaaaatcttttcctttttgcATGATGCAGCTATCATGTTACAAATTTCTTTGCACCTAGCAGCCGTTTTGGAACTCCTGAAGAACTCAAGTCTTTGATAGACAGAGCACATGAGCTAGGCCTGCTTGTTCTAATGGATATTGTACATAGGTAATGAATCTAATGATTTTATtactattcttcttcttttttatttcccTTTTTGTTGATCATTGTCTTCAAGCTACTAATTCATAGTTAACTCCAACTTAGACCTGATTTTTCAATCTCTGGTGAATTTAGCCATGCATCAAACAACACATTGGATGGACTGAACAAGTTTGATGGAACTGACAGTCATTACTTTCATCCCGGGTCACGAGGTCATCATCTGATATGGGATTCTCGCCTTTTTAACTATGGAAGCTGGGAAGTAAGTCCAATCTATGCAAAATTCATAAACATAGTTC includes:
- the LOC130960923 gene encoding uncharacterized protein LOC130960923, with the protein product MVERYLCLMLSGKIHGIDLSKLVPIDEEVEVVEDHYYSEEYWEWSRPPPPPLPPPSSFDFTIDLPSWDMQLFSLDSKIFLVGGSDDNNQPCYQIYEFQCHVAAAAAADDGGNKKTELNPCESISKVPAYIDFYNSHIACVSGEAYFLIFNDEEWCFWILRGCGGEWERLPLNTLLETQDSLRVYHGCQIQRSQWLYSDKRLFLPSWVQDYNNSEQVLCCFDLQTRQWTMEEFDCFTSFHLCLNDEDGRPLLPCLLVSTVTGLEDYTNYSVMLSYSLSKSKRDACFTAENYPSRILAITKIFAMLVNRNGVCVYQRISTCLLFKKIKPYFTSVKEIFFVDLGEGKTCAMLFGFALQDGTKKVKNIVLCVSIFTLSLKDEFDITTANHVESWNQEQRFLSVRVLSSHVYTIKENLEAMDYDVDIQQVFVCPPP